Proteins encoded together in one Streptomyces sp. TLI_171 window:
- a CDS encoding DUF317 domain-containing protein has protein sequence MPNPTDKGRDYLIAPRCLAGNTGTGDPVLLPLVDAGWRLHHDELGNFFATAPDLTVRVGYLPEGNRGDLWMITGHDDVFAPPTWQVLVDLAAPPEIVAELTGALAAAHRVSPASVLHDPTGGFALSSSLVSEHGWRQEGTSALTAFRSPDGLTTLHRRRGHLRDYDEMTGDLERWTFVVGPPERQWYAAATSHLPDRFLDVLATAITDPAPVQRYLRHSELAELPAQATATPVAPSPLEVARVRAATSRSLSVPRTAPAPQAGGSVLAYTTATRPAAIPKPAPTGRVR, from the coding sequence ATGCCGAACCCCACCGACAAAGGGCGCGACTACCTAATCGCTCCCCGCTGCCTCGCCGGCAACACCGGCACCGGCGACCCCGTTCTGCTCCCCCTCGTGGACGCGGGCTGGAGGCTGCACCACGACGAGTTGGGCAACTTCTTCGCCACCGCCCCCGACCTCACCGTCCGCGTCGGCTACCTGCCCGAGGGCAACCGCGGCGACCTGTGGATGATCACCGGCCACGACGACGTCTTCGCCCCGCCCACCTGGCAGGTGCTCGTCGATCTGGCCGCCCCTCCCGAGATCGTCGCCGAGCTGACCGGCGCGCTCGCCGCCGCCCACCGCGTCTCACCCGCGTCCGTACTCCACGACCCCACCGGCGGCTTCGCCCTCAGCAGCAGCCTCGTCAGCGAGCACGGCTGGCGGCAGGAGGGCACGTCCGCGCTGACCGCCTTCCGCTCACCCGACGGGCTCACCACCCTGCACCGGCGCCGCGGACACCTGCGGGACTACGACGAGATGACCGGCGACCTGGAGCGCTGGACGTTCGTCGTGGGTCCTCCGGAACGCCAGTGGTACGCCGCCGCCACCTCGCACCTCCCCGACCGGTTCCTGGACGTGCTCGCCACCGCGATCACCGACCCCGCCCCCGTGCAGCGCTACCTGCGGCACTCCGAACTCGCCGAACTCCCGGCCCAGGCCACCGCGACCCCGGTGGCGCCGAGCCCGCTGGAGGTCGCCCGGGTCCGCGCGGCAACCTCCCGTTCCCTCTCCGTCCCCCGCACCGCCCCGGCGCCGCAGGCGGGCGGCTCCGTGCTCGCCTACACCACCGCGACCCGGCCGGCCGCGATCCCGAAGCCCGCGCCCACCGGCCGTGTCCGCTGA
- a CDS encoding DUF317 domain-containing protein, with protein sequence MPNSREEPREYRIAPRYLAHPEADGSPAVEVLVNVGWARSHDGAGNTFVTAPDLTARLAHLPEADGPVLWKISAGPDAFAPPEWLVTFDHLTPPEVVADFTAALADAYARGPDGYLGGSRSRGTETALELLDRGWTLDLSTPFLSYRSPDRLVRFHFRDKPLRHSAEMAGDTERLLVEVGPARSCWYATASSRLPDHLLRSFTDAVTNPVPVRRPMRRIDLEHLPAAATATPIAPSPLEAARVSAANSRSPSTPSVCRTPPAPTPAPLGAGTVPTPRRSLL encoded by the coding sequence GTGCCCAACTCCCGTGAAGAACCCCGCGAGTACCGGATCGCGCCCCGCTACCTGGCGCACCCGGAGGCGGACGGATCCCCAGCCGTCGAAGTGCTGGTGAACGTCGGCTGGGCCCGCAGCCACGACGGCGCGGGGAACACCTTCGTCACCGCCCCGGACCTCACCGCCCGCCTGGCGCACCTGCCCGAGGCCGACGGCCCGGTGCTGTGGAAGATCAGCGCCGGGCCGGACGCCTTCGCGCCGCCCGAGTGGCTGGTCACCTTCGACCACCTGACCCCGCCCGAGGTCGTCGCCGACTTCACCGCCGCGCTCGCCGACGCCTACGCCCGCGGCCCGGACGGCTACCTGGGCGGCAGCCGCAGCAGGGGCACCGAGACGGCCCTCGAACTGCTCGACCGGGGCTGGACGTTGGACCTCTCGACGCCGTTCCTCAGCTACCGGTCGCCCGACCGCCTCGTCCGGTTCCACTTCCGGGACAAGCCGCTGCGGCACTCCGCCGAGATGGCCGGCGACACCGAGCGCCTGCTGGTCGAGGTCGGACCGGCGCGCTCCTGCTGGTACGCCACCGCCTCCTCCCGCCTGCCCGACCACCTGCTGCGGTCGTTCACCGACGCCGTCACCAACCCCGTGCCGGTCCGGCGGCCCATGCGGCGCATCGACCTGGAGCACCTGCCCGCCGCCGCCACCGCGACGCCCATCGCGCCCAGCCCGCTGGAGGCCGCGCGCGTCAGCGCGGCCAATTCCCGCTCGCCCTCGACGCCTTCCGTCTGCCGGACACCACCGGCCCCGACGCCCGCTCCTCTCGGTGCGGGCACCGTCCCGACTCCCCGAAGGAGCCTGCTTTGA
- a CDS encoding LuxR C-terminal-related transcriptional regulator: MSKPLHGQPLSPAESALLRYLTQGYTVGGLAQRLGVRTATVHRRAARARRKLGATTLDHAVQLYAQQQATAARYR; this comes from the coding sequence TTGAGCAAGCCGTTGCACGGCCAGCCCCTCAGCCCCGCCGAGTCCGCCCTCCTGCGCTACCTCACGCAGGGCTACACCGTCGGCGGCCTCGCCCAGCGGCTGGGCGTCCGCACCGCGACCGTGCACCGCCGCGCCGCCCGCGCCCGCCGGAAGCTGGGCGCCACCACCCTCGACCACGCCGTCCAGCTCTACGCCCAGCAGCAGGCCACCGCCGCCCGCTACCGCTGA
- a CDS encoding helix-turn-helix domain-containing protein — MKTSIDPNRIPGPGILAIGLFTAFTTHDLTVLALSICTASSGLLLTVDDLHEQDLRRDRKVIAHLAKQPDGARPYQICLALNLSKHTVAKSLTRLLDDGIVVRVYEGEPVPLVSYRLAD; from the coding sequence GTGAAGACCTCCATCGACCCGAACCGCATCCCCGGCCCGGGCATCCTCGCCATCGGCCTGTTCACCGCCTTCACCACCCACGACCTCACCGTCCTCGCACTCAGCATCTGCACCGCCTCCAGCGGCCTGCTCCTCACCGTCGACGACCTCCACGAACAGGACCTGCGCCGCGACCGGAAGGTCATCGCCCACCTCGCCAAACAGCCCGACGGCGCCCGCCCGTATCAGATCTGCCTCGCGCTGAACCTGTCCAAGCACACCGTCGCGAAGTCGCTCACCCGTCTGCTCGACGACGGCATCGTCGTGCGCGTGTACGAGGGCGAGCCCGTGCCGCTGGTCTCCTACCGGCTGGCTGACTGA
- a CDS encoding DUF317 domain-containing protein, with amino-acid sequence MSASTPNLPAPIVPGPESRSWLSTDHCAEPVLALLVGLGWPVVDTPEANAHCTSPDGRLYVGWLPEDPDAWARGILWRVQVRPTDAEPWTQEFGPNTPSEAVAGFLAALITASTR; translated from the coding sequence ATGAGCGCGTCCACCCCCAACCTCCCCGCCCCGATCGTCCCCGGCCCCGAGAGCCGGTCCTGGCTCTCCACCGACCACTGCGCGGAGCCCGTGCTCGCGCTGCTCGTCGGTCTGGGCTGGCCGGTCGTCGACACCCCGGAGGCCAACGCCCACTGCACCAGCCCCGACGGGCGGCTGTACGTCGGCTGGCTGCCGGAGGACCCGGACGCCTGGGCGCGCGGCATCCTCTGGCGCGTCCAGGTCCGCCCCACCGATGCCGAGCCCTGGACCCAGGAGTTCGGCCCGAACACCCCCTCCGAGGCTGTCGCCGGGTTCCTCGCCGCCCTCATCACCGCTTCCACCCGCTGA
- a CDS encoding helix-turn-helix domain-containing protein, whose product MPTTSTADPQVVEAALRRLAPNWTTDIVRSIAKYGPTLQVREVAGYVPGLSESYASKRLAGMRQDGLVDRDDAFDRFAPYHLTQQARTLGPVYRALSQWSSQHIAPTMLERPGRIEDALQRLQPIGTTGVVQLLSENGGMTYNQIAVESGVYRQLLAVRIARLQADGLVVSNGSRNHGRYTLTEAGQALGPVYAAVQQWHDRHTAKSPAPAQAAKVRSLTAPAEGAQSVRTAAALRRSPVPPSLFSHAPQPQRHVPYAVTAASHPARGR is encoded by the coding sequence ATGCCCACCACTTCCACCGCCGACCCGCAGGTCGTCGAGGCCGCTCTGCGCCGGCTCGCGCCGAACTGGACCACCGACATCGTCCGCTCCATCGCCAAGTACGGCCCGACGCTGCAGGTGCGGGAGGTCGCCGGCTACGTCCCGGGACTCAGCGAGTCCTACGCCAGCAAGCGGCTGGCCGGAATGCGCCAGGACGGCCTGGTGGACCGCGACGACGCATTCGACCGGTTCGCCCCGTACCACCTCACCCAGCAAGCACGCACCCTCGGCCCCGTCTACCGGGCCCTGAGCCAGTGGTCGTCGCAGCACATCGCCCCGACCATGCTGGAGCGCCCCGGCCGCATCGAGGACGCGCTCCAGCGCCTGCAGCCGATCGGAACCACCGGGGTCGTGCAGTTGCTGTCCGAGAACGGCGGCATGACCTACAACCAGATCGCCGTGGAGTCCGGCGTCTACCGGCAGTTGCTGGCAGTCCGGATCGCCCGACTCCAGGCCGACGGCCTGGTGGTCTCCAACGGCAGCCGCAACCACGGCCGGTACACCCTCACCGAAGCGGGCCAGGCCCTCGGCCCGGTCTACGCGGCCGTCCAGCAGTGGCACGACCGGCACACCGCCAAGAGCCCCGCCCCGGCCCAGGCCGCCAAGGTCCGCTCCCTCACCGCCCCGGCCGAAGGCGCGCAGAGCGTGCGCACCGCGGCGGCGCTGCGCCGCAGCCCGGTGCCGCCCTCCCTGTTCAGCCACGCCCCGCAGCCCCAGCGCCATGTGCCGTACGCCGTCACGGCCGCCTCCCACCCGGCCCGTGGCCGGTGA
- a CDS encoding MarR family transcriptional regulator, producing MPADQDDRPSWGYTEVAAHLGISVGAARSRKSRGALPAPDDTTIPDRPRWKPSTFTGWKPPGQGYRSDLADRTTDEQPTG from the coding sequence ATGCCCGCCGACCAGGACGACCGGCCTTCCTGGGGCTACACCGAGGTCGCCGCGCACCTGGGCATCAGCGTCGGAGCCGCCCGCAGCCGCAAGAGCCGAGGCGCGCTGCCCGCCCCCGATGACACCACCATCCCCGACCGCCCGCGCTGGAAGCCCTCGACCTTCACCGGCTGGAAGCCACCCGGCCAGGGCTACCGCAGCGACCTCGCCGACCGCACCACCGACGAGCAGCCCACCGGCTGA
- a CDS encoding DUF317 domain-containing protein, with the protein MPSAAPVLVQPLRLAGPGDRRLVTGPLTALHGWSSTRTPEGAIRFTSPCRTAALSMDGDGGSPVAWTVHGYTRPGAEPLWRASFSSGTPAEITAAFTTVLAAGLHSRHYDYPPGTPASVLAARGWVPDRESRRGFHDQLSPDGWALYRHRLGHQPHEEEVAGLVPATWTMLAGTPRFPSWHAEFTAGVPFPPLVSAALAFSDPGPVLRPTGEVPTRHRAFVTVLRDSSGGRPPGPPRLAEASAAHLPLSRPAPTARRR; encoded by the coding sequence GTGCCCTCCGCCGCCCCTGTTCTCGTCCAGCCGCTGCGTCTGGCCGGGCCCGGCGACCGACGCCTGGTCACCGGCCCGCTGACCGCGCTCCACGGCTGGAGCTCCACCCGCACCCCCGAAGGTGCAATCCGCTTCACCAGTCCGTGCCGGACGGCCGCGCTCAGCATGGACGGCGACGGCGGCTCCCCGGTCGCCTGGACCGTGCACGGCTACACCCGGCCCGGCGCCGAGCCCCTGTGGCGGGCCTCCTTCAGCTCCGGCACACCCGCCGAGATCACCGCCGCCTTCACCACCGTGCTCGCCGCCGGCCTGCACTCCCGGCACTACGACTACCCGCCCGGCACTCCGGCCTCCGTCCTCGCCGCCCGGGGCTGGGTACCCGACCGGGAGAGCCGCCGGGGATTCCACGACCAGCTCTCCCCGGACGGCTGGGCCCTCTACCGGCACCGCCTGGGCCACCAACCCCACGAGGAGGAGGTCGCCGGCCTGGTCCCGGCGACCTGGACCATGCTCGCCGGGACTCCGCGATTCCCTTCCTGGCACGCGGAGTTCACGGCCGGTGTGCCCTTCCCCCCGCTCGTGAGCGCCGCCCTGGCCTTCAGCGACCCGGGCCCCGTGCTTCGGCCCACCGGCGAGGTCCCGACACGCCACCGGGCCTTCGTGACCGTGCTGCGGGATTCCTCCGGCGGCCGTCCGCCGGGCCCGCCCCGCCTCGCGGAGGCGAGTGCGGCCCACCTTCCGCTCTCCCGGCCCGCGCCCACCGCGCGGCGCCGCTGA